A single window of Streptomyces aquilus DNA harbors:
- a CDS encoding ABC transporter substrate-binding protein, producing MRKLLAAALCLAATATGCGAHVESSADPKTPAVTLTNCGKEVTYDKVPKRVVTNDVGITELMFALGLENRMAGFAMPDDKGDLTDVPWKDGYDKVKWLSKDQLTKENVLDARADLVFAGWNYGFRDGGGFTPEALKKLGIPTYILTESCRNGRTKTSRGIMPPLDALYADLTNLGTLFGVEKRAATLVADFKKQVAATAAHAPAHRPKVFLYDSGQDQPFTSGRYAAPDEIITKAGGNNVMHDVDDSWTTVGWESVVERNPDVIVICDYGDVSAEQKRKFLLSYAPLHDVSAVKHKRIFVLDYVDLVESPRNPSAIARLGAYLRTVDRHR from the coding sequence ATGCGCAAGTTGCTCGCCGCCGCCCTCTGCCTCGCAGCCACCGCCACCGGCTGCGGTGCGCATGTCGAGTCGTCCGCCGACCCGAAGACCCCCGCCGTCACCCTCACCAACTGCGGCAAGGAGGTGACGTACGACAAGGTCCCGAAGCGCGTCGTCACCAACGACGTCGGCATCACCGAGCTGATGTTCGCCCTCGGCCTGGAGAACCGCATGGCCGGGTTCGCCATGCCCGACGACAAGGGCGACCTGACCGACGTGCCCTGGAAGGACGGTTACGACAAGGTCAAGTGGCTCTCCAAGGACCAGCTCACCAAGGAGAACGTGCTCGACGCCCGTGCCGACCTCGTCTTCGCCGGCTGGAACTACGGCTTCCGAGACGGCGGCGGCTTCACCCCGGAAGCTCTGAAGAAGCTCGGCATCCCCACGTACATCCTCACCGAGTCCTGCCGCAACGGCCGCACCAAGACCTCCCGCGGCATCATGCCGCCCCTCGACGCCCTGTACGCCGACCTCACCAACCTCGGCACACTCTTCGGCGTCGAGAAGCGTGCGGCCACACTGGTCGCCGACTTCAAGAAGCAGGTCGCCGCCACCGCGGCCCATGCCCCGGCCCACCGGCCCAAGGTCTTCCTCTACGACAGCGGACAGGACCAGCCCTTCACCTCCGGCCGCTACGCCGCCCCCGACGAGATCATCACCAAGGCCGGCGGGAACAACGTCATGCACGACGTCGACGACTCCTGGACCACCGTCGGCTGGGAGTCCGTCGTCGAACGGAACCCGGACGTCATCGTCATCTGCGACTACGGCGACGTCAGCGCCGAGCAGAAGCGGAAGTTCCTGCTGTCGTACGCCCCTCTGCATGACGTCTCCGCGGTCAAACACAAGCGGATCTTCGTCCTTGACTACGTCGACCTGGTCGAAAGTCCCCGCAACCCGTCCGCCATCGCCCGCCTCGGCGCCTACCTGCGGACGGTGGACCGGCACCGGTAG